Proteins co-encoded in one Malus sylvestris chromosome 7, drMalSylv7.2, whole genome shotgun sequence genomic window:
- the LOC126629869 gene encoding signal peptide peptidase-like 1: MEPLWKLFYLLEPAPITLVVTAVGVTFGSAFRALNYGKEMEKNRDLSETSITLDRSQALMIPVMSSISLLLMFYLFTSVSQLLTVFTAVASVSSLFFCISPYIAYLKSQFGLADPYVSRCCSKSFTRIQALLLLLCIGTVSAWLVSGHWILNNLLGISICVAFVSHVRLPNIKICAMLLVCLFVYDIFWVFFSERIFGANVMVSVATQQASNPVHTVANSLSLPGLQMVTKKLELPVKIVFPRNLIGGEIPGGARDFMMLGLGDMAIPAMLLALVLCFDHRRSKDLVNLLDMHSSKGHKYIWYALPGYAIGLVTALAAGILTHSPQPALLYLVPSTLGPIVFISWIRKELAELWDGPLPSMNDKARQIEV, from the exons ATGGAGCCTCTCTGGAAGCTTTTTTATTTGCTGGAGCCTGCACCTATTACTCTAGTTGTAACTGCAGTAGGCGTGACTTTTGGATCTGCATTTCGTGCTCTAAATTATGGGAaagaaatggagaaaaatcGTGACTTATCTGAAACATCAATTACATTAGATAGGTCCCAAGCACTCATGATACCGGTGATGAGCTCTATAAGCTTGCTTTTGATGTTCTACTTGTTCACTTCCGTCTCACAACTCCTCACTGTATTCACAGCCGTTGCCTCCGTCTCCTCCCTATTTTTCTGCATATCTCCTTATATAGCCTATTTGAAGTCACAATTTGGTCTTGCTGATCCATATGTGTCAAGATGTTGTTCCAAGTCATTTACGCGAATCCAAGCGCTGTTATTGCTGTTATGCATCGGTACAGTTTCTGCTTGGCTTGTTTCTGGACATTGGATATTGAACAATTTGTTGGGCATTTCCATATGCGTTGCCTTTGTGAGTCATGTCCGTCTTCCAAATATTAAAATTTGTgcaatgctccttgtctgccTATTTGTATATGACATATTCTGGGTTTTCTTCTCTGAGAGAATTTTTGGGGCGAATGTCATGGTATCAGTGGCAACACAACAAGCCTCGAACCCAGTTCATACTGTTGCAAATAGTTTGAGTCTTCCTGGACTGCAAATGGTAACGAAGAAGTTGGAATTGCCTGTGAAGATTGTCTTTCCCAGGAACTTAATTGGTGGAGAGATTCCTGGAGGTGCCAGAGACTTCATGATGCTTGGTCTCGGTGACATG GCAATTCCTGCCATGCTACTGGCATTAGTCCTATGTTTTGATCATCGAAGGAGCAAGGATTTGGTAAATCTGTTAGATATGCATTCCTCAAAGGGGCACAAATATATTTGGTATGCCCTTCCTGGATATGCCATTGGCCTGGTTACGGCTTTAGCAGCTGGCATCCTGACACACTCACCTCAACCTGCGCTTCTTTATCTG GTGCCTTCGACGCTGGGACCAATTGTTTTCATTTCTTGGATAAGGAAGGAACTAGCGGAGCTATGGGACGGACCCTTGCCAAGCATGAACGATAAAGCTCGTCAGATTGAAGTATGA
- the LOC126629277 gene encoding cleavage and polyadenylation specificity factor subunit 2 isoform X1, whose protein sequence is MGTSVQVTPLCGVYNENPLSYLVSIDGFNLLIDCGWNDHFDPSLLQPLSRVASTVDAVLLSHPDTLHLGALPYAMKQLGLSAPVFSTEPVYRLGLLTMYDQFLSRKQVSDFDLFTLDDIDSAFQNFTRLTYAQNHHLSGKGEGIVISPHVSGHLLGGTVWKITKDGEDVIYAVDFNHRKEKHLNGINQSAFVRPAVLITDAYNALNNQPYRRQKDKEFTDAIKKTLRSDGNVLLPVDTAGRVMELVQILESCWTEENLNYPIFFLTYVASSTIDYVKSFLEWMSDAIAKSFEKTRENVFNLKRIRLLVSKSELDDAPDGPKVVLASMASLEAGFSHDIFVEWANDPKNLVLFTERAQFGSLARMLQADPPPKAVKVTISKRVPLVGEELIAYEEEQNRIRKEEALKASLVKEEESKASHGADVNTSDPMIIDASNTHSLPDAAGPQGSGYRDILIDGFTPPSTSVAPMFPFYENSTEWDDFGEVINPDDYVIKDEDMDHGAMHVGGDMDGKLDEGSASLILDTRPSKVVSTELTVQVKCSLIYMDFEGRSDARSIKSILSHMAPLKLVLVHGTAEATEHLKQHCLKHVCPHVYAPQIEETIDVTSDLCAYKVQLSEKLMSNVLFKKVGDYEIAWVDSEAGKTENDMLSLQPLSNPPPPHESVLVGDLKMANFKQFLSDKGVQAEFAGGVLRCGEYVTLRKVGDASHKGGGSGTQQIVIEGPLCEDYYKIREYLYSQFYLL, encoded by the exons ATGGGAACTTCAGTTCAGGTAACGCCGTTGTGCGGCGTCTACAACGAGAACCCGCTGTCGTATTTGGTCTCAATCGACGGCTTCAACCTCCTCATCGACTGCGGCTGGAACGACCACTTCGACCCCTCCCTCCTTCAACCCCTCtccag GGTAGCTTCGACGGTGGATGCAGTGTTGTTGTCGCATCCAGATACACTTCACCTCGGCGCGCTTCCGTACGCCATGAAGCAGCTCGGCCTCTCTGCGCCCGTCTTCTCCACCGAGCCGGTTTACAGATTAGGTCTCCTCACTATGTATGATCAGTTCCTCTCTCGCAAG CAAGTATCAGACTTTGACCTTTTTACACTGGATGACATTGATTCTGCATTCCAAAATTTCACCAGATTAACCTATGCTCAAAATCACCATCTTTCTG GCAAAGGAGAGGGAATTGTGATTTCACCCCATGTGTCTGGGCATCTCTTGGGCGGTACCGTCTGGAAGATAACAAAGGATGGGGAGGATGTTATATATGCTGTGGACTTCAACCATCGAAAAGAGAA GCATTTGAACGGAATTAATCAATCAGCCTTCGTACGCCCTGCTGTTCTGATAACAGATGCCTATAATGCTTTGAACAATCAGCCTTATAGACGCCAAAAGGACAAGGAATTTACAG ATGCTATAAAGAAGACTCTACGATCTGATGGAAATGTGCTATTACCTGTTGATACTGCCGGCCGGGTTATGGAACTTGTCCAGATATTGGAATCG TGTTGGACAGAGGAAAATTTGAACTATCCCATCTTCTTTCTAACATACGTTGCGTCTAGCACAATCGATTACGTAAAAAGTTTCCTTGAGTGGATGAGTGATGCGATAGCAAAGTCCTTTGAGAAAACACGTGAGAATGTTTTTAATTTGAA GCGAATCAGACTTCTAGTTAGCAAGAGTGAACTTGACGATGCTCCTGACGGTCCCAAG GTTGTTTTAGCATCCATGGCCAGTTTAGAAGCTGGTTTCTCTCACGATATATTTGTAGAATGGGCAAATGACCCCAAGAATCTTGTCCTTTTTACAGAACGAGCCCAG TTTGGAAGTTTAGCTCGCATGCTTCAGGCAGATCCGCCTCCAAAAGCTGTTAAGGTTACTATATCCAAAAGGGTCCCTTTGGTTGGTGAGGAGCTAATTGCTTATGAAGAAGAGCAGAACAGAATAAGAAAGGAAGAAGCTCTAAAGGCTAGTcttgtaaaagaggaggaatCAAAAGCTTCTCATGGGGCTGATGTCAACACGAGTGATCCAATGATCATTGATGCTAGTAATACACATTCTTTGCCGGATG CAGCAGGTCCACAAGGCAGTGGATACCGGGACATTTTAATAGATGGATTTACTCCTCCTTCTACCAGTGTTGCCCCTATGTTTCCCTTCTATGAGAATAGTACTGAGTGGGATGACTTTGGTGAAGTTATAAATCCGGATGATTATGTCATAAAGGATGAAGACATGGACCATGGAGCTATGCAT GTTGGTGGTGATATGGATGGAAAACTTGATGAAGGCTCTGCTAGTTTGATACTTGACACGAGGCCTTCAAAAGTTGTATCGACTGAATTGACC GTTCAAGTGAAGTGTTCATTGATTTATATGGACTTTGAGGGCCGTTCCGATGCAAGATCCATCAAATCAATTCTTTCCCATATGGCTCCTCTAAAACTT GTTTTGGTTCATGGAACAGCTGAGGCCACGGAACATTTGAAGCAACACTGCTTGAAACACGTTTGTCCGCATGTTTATGCTCctcaaattgaagaaacaattgaTGTTACTTCTGACTTATGCGCTTATAAG GTGCAATTGTCTGAGAAGTTAATGAGTAACGTGCTCTTTAAAAAG GTCGGAGATTACGAAATAGCTTGGGTTGACTCTGAGGCAGGAAAGACAGAAAATGATATGCTATCTTTACAACCCCTCTCAAACCCACCTCCACCACATGAATCTGTCCTTGTTGGTGACTTAAAAATGGCTAATTTCAAGCAATTTCTTTCCGACAAAGGTGTTCAG GCTGAATTTGCTGGTGGCGTGCTGAGATGCGGTGAATATGTGACACTACGCAAAGTTGGGGATGCAAGCCATAAG GGTGGTGGTTCCGGCACCCAACAAATTGTGATCGAAGGCCCCTTATGTGAGGATTATTACAAGATTCGGGAGTATCTCTACTCACAATTTTATTTGCTTTAA
- the LOC126629277 gene encoding cleavage and polyadenylation specificity factor subunit 2 isoform X2, with product MGTSVQVTPLCGVYNENPLSYLVSIDGFNLLIDCGWNDHFDPSLLQPLSRVASTVDAVLLSHPDTLHLGALPYAMKQLGLSAPVFSTEPVYRLGLLTMYDQFLSRKQVSDFDLFTLDDIDSAFQNFTRLTYAQNHHLSGKGEGIVISPHVSGHLLGGTVWKITKDGEDVIYAVDFNHRKEKHLNGINQSAFVRPAVLITDAYNALNNQPYRRQKDKEFTDAIKKTLRSDGNVLLPVDTAGRVMELVQILESCWTEENLNYPIFFLTYVASSTIDYVKSFLEWMSDAIAKSFEKTRENVFNLKRIRLLVSKSELDDAPDGPKVVLASMASLEAGFSHDIFVEWANDPKNLVLFTERAQFGSLARMLQADPPPKAVKVTISKRVPLVGEELIAYEEEQNRIRKEEALKASLVKEEESKASHGADVNTSDPMIIDASNTHSLPDAGPQGSGYRDILIDGFTPPSTSVAPMFPFYENSTEWDDFGEVINPDDYVIKDEDMDHGAMHVGGDMDGKLDEGSASLILDTRPSKVVSTELTVQVKCSLIYMDFEGRSDARSIKSILSHMAPLKLVLVHGTAEATEHLKQHCLKHVCPHVYAPQIEETIDVTSDLCAYKVQLSEKLMSNVLFKKVGDYEIAWVDSEAGKTENDMLSLQPLSNPPPPHESVLVGDLKMANFKQFLSDKGVQAEFAGGVLRCGEYVTLRKVGDASHKGGGSGTQQIVIEGPLCEDYYKIREYLYSQFYLL from the exons ATGGGAACTTCAGTTCAGGTAACGCCGTTGTGCGGCGTCTACAACGAGAACCCGCTGTCGTATTTGGTCTCAATCGACGGCTTCAACCTCCTCATCGACTGCGGCTGGAACGACCACTTCGACCCCTCCCTCCTTCAACCCCTCtccag GGTAGCTTCGACGGTGGATGCAGTGTTGTTGTCGCATCCAGATACACTTCACCTCGGCGCGCTTCCGTACGCCATGAAGCAGCTCGGCCTCTCTGCGCCCGTCTTCTCCACCGAGCCGGTTTACAGATTAGGTCTCCTCACTATGTATGATCAGTTCCTCTCTCGCAAG CAAGTATCAGACTTTGACCTTTTTACACTGGATGACATTGATTCTGCATTCCAAAATTTCACCAGATTAACCTATGCTCAAAATCACCATCTTTCTG GCAAAGGAGAGGGAATTGTGATTTCACCCCATGTGTCTGGGCATCTCTTGGGCGGTACCGTCTGGAAGATAACAAAGGATGGGGAGGATGTTATATATGCTGTGGACTTCAACCATCGAAAAGAGAA GCATTTGAACGGAATTAATCAATCAGCCTTCGTACGCCCTGCTGTTCTGATAACAGATGCCTATAATGCTTTGAACAATCAGCCTTATAGACGCCAAAAGGACAAGGAATTTACAG ATGCTATAAAGAAGACTCTACGATCTGATGGAAATGTGCTATTACCTGTTGATACTGCCGGCCGGGTTATGGAACTTGTCCAGATATTGGAATCG TGTTGGACAGAGGAAAATTTGAACTATCCCATCTTCTTTCTAACATACGTTGCGTCTAGCACAATCGATTACGTAAAAAGTTTCCTTGAGTGGATGAGTGATGCGATAGCAAAGTCCTTTGAGAAAACACGTGAGAATGTTTTTAATTTGAA GCGAATCAGACTTCTAGTTAGCAAGAGTGAACTTGACGATGCTCCTGACGGTCCCAAG GTTGTTTTAGCATCCATGGCCAGTTTAGAAGCTGGTTTCTCTCACGATATATTTGTAGAATGGGCAAATGACCCCAAGAATCTTGTCCTTTTTACAGAACGAGCCCAG TTTGGAAGTTTAGCTCGCATGCTTCAGGCAGATCCGCCTCCAAAAGCTGTTAAGGTTACTATATCCAAAAGGGTCCCTTTGGTTGGTGAGGAGCTAATTGCTTATGAAGAAGAGCAGAACAGAATAAGAAAGGAAGAAGCTCTAAAGGCTAGTcttgtaaaagaggaggaatCAAAAGCTTCTCATGGGGCTGATGTCAACACGAGTGATCCAATGATCATTGATGCTAGTAATACACATTCTTTGCCGGATG CAGGTCCACAAGGCAGTGGATACCGGGACATTTTAATAGATGGATTTACTCCTCCTTCTACCAGTGTTGCCCCTATGTTTCCCTTCTATGAGAATAGTACTGAGTGGGATGACTTTGGTGAAGTTATAAATCCGGATGATTATGTCATAAAGGATGAAGACATGGACCATGGAGCTATGCAT GTTGGTGGTGATATGGATGGAAAACTTGATGAAGGCTCTGCTAGTTTGATACTTGACACGAGGCCTTCAAAAGTTGTATCGACTGAATTGACC GTTCAAGTGAAGTGTTCATTGATTTATATGGACTTTGAGGGCCGTTCCGATGCAAGATCCATCAAATCAATTCTTTCCCATATGGCTCCTCTAAAACTT GTTTTGGTTCATGGAACAGCTGAGGCCACGGAACATTTGAAGCAACACTGCTTGAAACACGTTTGTCCGCATGTTTATGCTCctcaaattgaagaaacaattgaTGTTACTTCTGACTTATGCGCTTATAAG GTGCAATTGTCTGAGAAGTTAATGAGTAACGTGCTCTTTAAAAAG GTCGGAGATTACGAAATAGCTTGGGTTGACTCTGAGGCAGGAAAGACAGAAAATGATATGCTATCTTTACAACCCCTCTCAAACCCACCTCCACCACATGAATCTGTCCTTGTTGGTGACTTAAAAATGGCTAATTTCAAGCAATTTCTTTCCGACAAAGGTGTTCAG GCTGAATTTGCTGGTGGCGTGCTGAGATGCGGTGAATATGTGACACTACGCAAAGTTGGGGATGCAAGCCATAAG GGTGGTGGTTCCGGCACCCAACAAATTGTGATCGAAGGCCCCTTATGTGAGGATTATTACAAGATTCGGGAGTATCTCTACTCACAATTTTATTTGCTTTAA
- the LOC126629278 gene encoding cytochrome P450 89A2-like: METWFLVPIGLCVCFLLKPLLSLFLPTSISKPKLPPGPRSIPIIGSFLWLRKPVSELKQLIRNLQVQYGPIISLHIGSGPVVFISDRSLAHQALIQNSAVFADRPPALATNKYMSSNQHNISSAVYGPIWRLLRRNLTSEILHPSRVKSYGNARKWVLDILVNRLKTKSQSQTEGGGVRVVEHFQYAMFCLLVLMCFGDKLNEEQVNEIERVERQRLFSIERFKILNFKPKLTKILLKNRWREFFKILEEQREVIVPLIRARQKSKNDRLARSINDADKDDEFVLSYTDTLLDLQLPDGNEKRKLSEDEIVNLCSEFLNAGTDTTSTALQWIMANVVKYPEVQEKLFAEIKGVMGETEEEVSEEVLRKLPYLKAVILEALRRHPPAHFVLAHAVTHDVVLDGHLVPKNGSVNVMVADIGWDPQVWEDPMAFKPERFLGGDEGFDLTGSREIKMMPFGVGRRICPGLGLAVLHLEYFVANLVWKFEWRAVEGDDVDLSEKEEFTVVMKNPLQAHLISRGNQV, encoded by the coding sequence ATGGAAACCTGGTTCCTCGTCCCCATAGGCCTCTGCGTCTGCTTCCTCCTCAAACCCCTTCTTTCTCTATTCCTACCCACTTCCATCTCCAAACCCAAGCTCCCTCCCGGCCCCCGCTCCATCCCCATCATAGGCAGCTTCTTGTGGCTCCGGAAACCCGTCTCGGAGCTCAAGCAACTCATCCGCAACCTCCAGGTCCAATACGGGCCCATCATCTCCCTCCACATCGGCTCCGGACCCGTCGTCTTCATCTCCGACCGCTCACTCGCCCACCAGGCCCTCATCCAGAACAGCGCCGTATTCGCTGACCGCCCACCGGCCTTGGCCACCAACAAGTACATGAGCAGCAACCAACACAACATCAGCTCCGCCGTCTACGGTCCCATTTGGCGCCTCCTCCGCCGCAACCTCACCTCCGAAATCCTCCACCCTTCCCGCGTCAAATCCTACGGCAACGCCCGCAAATGGGTTCTCGACATCCTCGTCAATCGCCTCAAAACCAAGTCTCAGTCCCAGACCGAAGGCGGCGGCGTCAGGGTGGTCGAGCATTTCCAATACGCCATGTTCTGCCTCCTGGTTCTGATGTGCTTCGGAGACAAATTAAACGAAGAGCAAGTCAACGAAATCGAGCGCGTGGAGCGCCAACGACTTTTTAGTATCGAGCGGTTCAAAATCCTTAATTTCAAACCGAAATTGACGAAGATTCTCCTCAAAAACCGGTGGCGGGAATTCTTCAAGATCCTCGAGGAACAAAGAGAAGTGATCGTCCCTCTGATTCGGGCACGACAGAAATCAAAGAACGACAGGCTGGCCAGAAGCATCAACGACGCCGACAAAGACGATGAATTTGTGTTGTCGTATACTGATACGCTGCTAGACCTCCAGCTCCCCGACGGCAACGAAAAGCGGAAGCTTTCGGAGGACGAAATTGTCAACCTCTGCTCGGAGTTTCTCAACGCCGGCACCGACACGACTTCCACCGCGCTGCAGTGGATCATGGCCAACGTAGTGAAGTACCCAGAAGTTCAGGAGAAGCTCTTTGCGGAGATTAAAGGGGTTATGGGAGAAACAGAGGAGGAGGTGAGTGAGGAGGTCCTGCGGAAGCTGCCGTATCTGAAAGCCGTGATCTTGGAGGCCCTGCGGCGCCACCCGCCGGCTCACTTTGTGCTGGCGCACGCGGTGACGCACGACGTGGTTTTAGACGGACACTTGGTGCCCAAGAACGGGAGTGTTAATGTCATGGTGGCGGATATAGGTTGGGACCCGCAAGTGTGGGAGGACCCCATGGCGTTCAAGCCGGAGAGGTTCTTGGGCGGAGATGAAGGGTTCGACTTGACGGGGAGCAGGGAGATCAAGATGATGCCGTTTGGGGTGGGGAGGAGGATCTGTCCAGGGTTGGGATTGGCGGTGCTGCATCTGGAGTATTTTGTGGCCAATTTGGTTTGGAAATTTGAGTGGAGAGCTGTGGAGGGAGATGACGTGGACCTCTCAGAGAAAGAGGAGTTTACTGTAGTGATGAAGAATCCATTGCAAGCCCACCTAATCTCAAGGGGCAACCAAGTGTGA